A window of Ignavibacterium sp. contains these coding sequences:
- a CDS encoding polyphosphate kinase 2 family protein: MDISKFIAKHNSKFDLSKFKTDYTADIDSKDQAEKMLKKNIETMAELQDKLYAQDKYSILIIFQAMDAAGKDGAIKHVMSGLNPQGTQVYSFKQPSKEELDHGYLWRIQKAVPERGRIGIFNRSHYEDVLIVRVHNLIKYQQLPEELIDDNIWEKRYRQINDFEKYLYENGTFIIKFFLNISKEEQKKRFLSRIEDPAKNWKFSAADVDERKFWNEYMKAYQDAISATSTKYAPWYIIPADKKWFARLAVSEVIVQTMKKLKPDYPKLSDEQIAQLQKCKEILLNEK; the protein is encoded by the coding sequence ATGGACATATCAAAATTTATCGCAAAGCACAACAGCAAATTTGATTTATCAAAATTTAAAACCGATTACACTGCAGATATTGATTCTAAAGATCAAGCTGAAAAGATGTTGAAAAAAAATATTGAAACTATGGCTGAGCTTCAGGATAAACTTTATGCGCAGGACAAATATTCAATTCTGATAATCTTTCAGGCAATGGATGCTGCAGGTAAAGACGGTGCAATAAAACATGTAATGAGTGGACTTAATCCTCAGGGCACTCAGGTTTATAGTTTCAAGCAACCATCAAAAGAAGAACTTGACCACGGTTATCTGTGGAGAATTCAGAAAGCGGTTCCGGAAAGAGGAAGAATTGGAATTTTCAATCGCTCACATTATGAAGATGTTTTGATTGTAAGAGTTCATAACTTAATTAAGTATCAGCAACTTCCGGAAGAGTTAATTGATGATAATATCTGGGAAAAAAGATACCGGCAGATAAATGATTTTGAAAAATATTTATATGAAAACGGAACATTTATAATCAAATTCTTTCTAAACATTTCCAAAGAAGAGCAGAAGAAAAGATTTTTGTCAAGAATTGAAGACCCGGCAAAGAACTGGAAATTTTCTGCTGCAGATGTTGATGAAAGAAAATTCTGGAATGAGTATATGAAAGCATATCAGGATGCAATCTCAGCAACAAGCACAAAATACGCGCCCTGGTATATCATTCCGGCTGATAAAAAATGGTTTGCGCGTTTGGCTGTAAGTGAAGTGATTGTTCAGACAATGAAAAAACTGAAGCCGGATTATCCTAAACTTTCTGATGAACAAATAGCACAACTTCAGAAATGCAAAGAAATCCTGCTGAACGAAAAATAA